A single window of Eisenibacter elegans DSM 3317 DNA harbors:
- a CDS encoding amidohydrolase family protein codes for MTTKLLALWLLLGGMAVYAQGTFPTNGVGDIRSGYFALTGLTIVVESGNTIQNGTLVIREGRVVSASAGNNVPAGATEIPLPGKYVYPAFVDPYSNYGMPEVKRGGGGWSNPQLDSKTDGPYAWNQALRPETQAQGIFKYNSKAAETLRKAGFGAVLSHHADGIARGTGTLVLLHGERENQMFVLGQATQHFSFDKGSSTQSYPTSLMGSIALLRQTYLDADWYAKNTDKREFNLSLEAWNQQKALPAIFEVSDWQNALRADKIGDEFGVQYLIKGAGDEYQRIAEIKATGASFILPLDFPEAYDVTDPLDAQMITLAQLKHWEMAPANAARLHQAGINFAFTANGMKNPQDFLKNLRKAVQYGLDKNTALKAVTQNPAAFLRVADKVGTLRNGAMANFIITSGDLFEEATNILENWNNGHRMVVLEIPARDIRGQYTLAINGEPNYELNIEGTMEKPSFSIKKVGLDDKITTSGTLNNQLLTISAALNSDGQVRLSGWVDQNTLKGVGEAENGTSLTWLATRKGEHSASSESKTTELPTLGKVNYPFGAYGSETLPQQQTLLIKNVTVWTNEADGVLQNTDVLIKNGKISRVGKDLNDGGAIVIDGTGKHLTPGIIDEHSHIGISQGVNEAGLTSSAEVRIGDVLDSQDIDIYRQLAGGVTSSQLLHGSANVIGGQSALIKLKWGEAPEKLKFPNAPGFIKFALGENVKQANWGDNMRVRYPQTRMGVEQVLNDAFTRALEYEQAKGNKRRDLNLETVLEIVKSQRFITCHSYVQSEINMLMKVAESFKFKVNTFTHILEGYKLADKMKEHGVLGASTFADWWAYKMEVKDAIPYNAALMTQMGVNTAINSDDAEMGRRLNQEAAKAVMYGGLSEEEALKTVTLNPAIMLRVADRVGSIKVGKDADVVLWTDNPLSIYASVNKTIIDGTVYFDADTEPAKQAAMREEKARLIQKMLEAKQGGAPTRKADKSEKIRWHCDDITDHFSGEVFHLDERTH; via the coding sequence ATGACCACAAAGCTACTGGCTTTGTGGCTGCTGCTGGGGGGTATGGCTGTCTATGCGCAGGGGACTTTCCCCACCAATGGCGTAGGCGATATCCGCAGTGGTTATTTTGCACTTACGGGGCTTACCATCGTGGTAGAGTCCGGAAACACCATTCAAAACGGGACGCTTGTCATCCGTGAGGGGCGTGTAGTTTCGGCAAGCGCGGGCAATAATGTCCCCGCCGGAGCGACAGAGATTCCCCTGCCGGGTAAGTATGTGTACCCTGCTTTTGTAGACCCATACAGCAACTACGGGATGCCCGAAGTGAAGCGTGGCGGCGGCGGGTGGTCCAACCCTCAGCTTGACTCCAAAACCGATGGTCCTTATGCTTGGAACCAAGCCCTGCGCCCCGAAACTCAAGCACAAGGTATTTTTAAGTACAACAGTAAGGCCGCTGAGACGCTGCGCAAGGCCGGATTTGGGGCTGTACTCAGCCATCACGCCGACGGCATTGCCCGAGGCACAGGCACGCTAGTACTCCTACACGGTGAGCGCGAAAACCAAATGTTTGTCTTGGGGCAGGCTACCCAACATTTTTCTTTCGACAAGGGCAGCTCTACGCAGTCGTACCCTACCTCGCTGATGGGTTCGATTGCGCTCCTGCGTCAGACCTACCTCGATGCCGATTGGTATGCCAAAAATACCGACAAACGGGAGTTTAACCTCAGCCTAGAGGCCTGGAACCAGCAAAAAGCCCTGCCTGCTATTTTTGAGGTTTCGGACTGGCAAAACGCCCTCCGTGCCGATAAAATCGGGGATGAGTTTGGCGTACAGTACCTCATCAAAGGCGCGGGCGACGAGTACCAGCGTATCGCCGAAATCAAGGCCACAGGCGCTAGCTTTATCCTCCCGCTCGACTTCCCCGAGGCCTATGACGTTACCGACCCGCTCGACGCGCAGATGATTACCCTCGCCCAACTCAAACATTGGGAGATGGCTCCGGCCAATGCCGCACGCCTGCATCAGGCCGGTATCAACTTTGCCTTTACAGCGAATGGGATGAAAAACCCACAGGACTTCCTCAAGAACCTCCGCAAGGCGGTACAGTATGGGCTGGATAAGAACACCGCCCTCAAGGCCGTTACCCAAAATCCGGCTGCTTTCTTGCGTGTAGCCGACAAAGTCGGTACGCTGCGCAATGGGGCAATGGCCAACTTCATCATCACCTCCGGCGATTTGTTTGAAGAAGCAACCAATATCCTCGAAAACTGGAACAACGGCCACCGAATGGTGGTACTGGAGATTCCCGCTCGCGATATTCGCGGACAGTATACCCTAGCCATCAACGGGGAGCCAAACTATGAGCTGAACATCGAAGGTACGATGGAAAAGCCTAGCTTCAGCATCAAAAAAGTAGGATTGGATGATAAAATCACTACTAGTGGTACTCTGAATAATCAACTGCTCACTATCAGTGCTGCTCTCAATAGTGACGGCCAAGTGCGGCTATCTGGCTGGGTAGATCAAAATACCCTCAAAGGGGTAGGGGAGGCTGAAAATGGCACTAGCTTGACTTGGCTGGCCACCCGCAAAGGCGAGCACAGCGCTAGCAGCGAAAGCAAGACCACTGAGCTACCTACCTTGGGTAAGGTCAATTATCCTTTTGGGGCTTATGGTAGCGAAACCCTGCCACAACAGCAGACCTTGCTTATCAAGAATGTAACTGTCTGGACAAACGAGGCCGATGGTGTACTCCAAAATACAGATGTGCTTATCAAAAACGGCAAAATCAGCCGTGTAGGCAAAGACCTTAACGACGGCGGCGCTATCGTGATTGACGGAACGGGCAAGCACCTGACGCCGGGCATCATCGATGAGCATTCCCATATCGGCATCAGCCAAGGGGTAAACGAAGCTGGCCTGACAAGCAGTGCCGAGGTGCGCATCGGAGATGTGCTCGATAGCCAAGACATCGACATCTACCGCCAACTGGCCGGAGGGGTTACGAGCTCACAATTGCTGCATGGTTCGGCCAATGTCATTGGCGGGCAGTCTGCCTTAATTAAGCTCAAGTGGGGCGAAGCACCCGAAAAGCTCAAGTTTCCCAATGCGCCGGGCTTTATCAAGTTTGCGCTGGGTGAGAACGTAAAGCAGGCCAACTGGGGCGACAATATGCGCGTGCGCTATCCCCAAACCCGTATGGGGGTAGAGCAGGTACTCAACGATGCCTTTACCCGTGCGCTGGAGTATGAGCAAGCCAAAGGCAACAAACGCCGAGACCTCAACCTCGAAACCGTACTCGAAATCGTCAAGAGTCAGCGCTTTATCACCTGCCACTCTTACGTACAGTCCGAAATCAATATGCTGATGAAGGTGGCCGAAAGCTTTAAGTTTAAGGTCAATACCTTTACCCACATCCTCGAAGGCTACAAACTGGCCGACAAGATGAAAGAGCACGGCGTGTTGGGGGCTTCTACCTTTGCGGATTGGTGGGCCTATAAAATGGAAGTAAAGGATGCTATCCCTTACAATGCAGCCCTGATGACTCAAATGGGGGTCAATACGGCCATCAACTCCGACGATGCCGAAATGGGCCGCCGTCTCAACCAAGAGGCCGCCAAGGCCGTGATGTATGGTGGCTTGTCAGAAGAAGAAGCGCTCAAAACCGTAACGCTCAACCCGGCTATTATGCTGCGTGTAGCCGACCGAGTGGGCAGTATCAAGGTGGGCAAAGATGCAGATGTGGTGCTCTGGACAGACAACCCGCTGTCTATTTATGCCTCTGTGAACAAGACCATCATCGATGGAACGGTATACTTTGATGCAGACACCGAGCCGGCCAAACAAGCCGCTATGCGCGAAGAAAAAGCCCGACTGATTCAGAAAATGCTCGAAGCCAAACAAGGTGGCGCGCCTACCCGCAAGGCAGACAAATCTGAAAAAATACGCTGGCACTGTGATGACATCACCGACCACTTCAGCGGAGAGGTCTTTCACTTGGATGAAAGAACGCATTGA